GCCGCTTCCGAGGCGCCCTTCGTATCGGTTATCAGGATGATCTTGCCGCCACGAGCAGCGACTTCTTGCATGTTCGAGACGGTTTTACCGAAGACCCGGTCGTAAGGCGCTATCACCACGACCGGCACCGTCTCGTCGATCAATGCAATCGGACCATGCTTGAGCTCTCCGGCGGCATATCCCTCTGAGTGGAGATAGGAGATTTCCTTCAGCTTGAGGGCGCCCTCCAGCGCCAGGGGAACCGATGTGCCACGACCGAGATAGAGCACGTCACTTGACCCGGCGATATCACGCGCCAGTTTCTCGATCTGCGGTTCGACCGCCAGCGCCGCGGCAATCAGCCGGGGCACTTCGATCAGCTCACGCACGAGCTTGCATTCATCGATCTCGGATAATTCTCCACGCTCTTTACCCGCCGCGACCGCAAGCGCGGCCATCACCATCAACTGGCAGGTGAAGGCCTTTGTCGAGGCGACGCCGATTTCCGGCCCCGCCAGCGTCGGCAGCACCGATTCGCTCTCGCGTGCAATCGTCGACGTTGCCACGTTGACGACGGAGATCGTGTGCAGCCCCTGGCCCTTGGCGTAGCGCAATGCGGCCAACGTGTCGGCGGTCTCCCCTGACTGAGAAATGACGATCGCGAGGTCCCCCTTGCGCAAAGGCGCCTCACGGTAACGGAACTCGGACGCGACATCGACCTCGACCGGGACGCGTGCCAGCCCCTCGAACCAGCATTTCGCAATCTGCCCAGCATAGCTCGCCGTGCCGCAAGCCGTGATCAAGATACGCTCAATGACATTGAAGTCGAATGGCAATTTCAGCGGCAAGGCTACGCGCCCAGCGGTCATGTCCACGTAATGGGCCAGTGTCTGCCCGACTACTTCCGGCTGCTCGTGGATTTCCTTGAGCATGAAGTGTGGATAATTCCCCTTGTTCACGAGGAGCGACGACGCACCACACTTTGACGGTTCCCGATGGACGACATTCCCCCGTGCTCCATAGATGACACTGATCGTGCGGGTCAGAACCGTCCAGTCGCCGTCTTCAAGGTAGGTGATGGTATCGGTGAACGGCGCGAGCGCGAGAGCGTCCGA
The DNA window shown above is from Bradyrhizobium sp. ISRA464 and carries:
- the glmS gene encoding glutamine--fructose-6-phosphate transaminase (isomerizing), which produces MCGIVGILGRGSVVERLIGSLKRLEYRGYDSAGVATLEALRIERRRAEGKLNNLEKELRRKPLSGHAGIGHTRWATHGKPTEGNAHPHATENVAVVHNGIIENFRELRTELEQSGAQFESETDTEVVAHLVESYLQNGCSPQEAVKASLPRLRGAFALAFLFKGHDDLLIGARQGAPLAIGHGNGEMYVGSDALALAPFTDTITYLEDGDWTVLTRTISVIYGARGNVVHREPSKCGASSLLVNKGNYPHFMLKEIHEQPEVVGQTLAHYVDMTAGRVALPLKLPFDFNVIERILITACGTASYAGQIAKCWFEGLARVPVEVDVASEFRYREAPLRKGDLAIVISQSGETADTLAALRYAKGQGLHTISVVNVATSTIARESESVLPTLAGPEIGVASTKAFTCQLMVMAALAVAAGKERGELSEIDECKLVRELIEVPRLIAAALAVEPQIEKLARDIAGSSDVLYLGRGTSVPLALEGALKLKEISYLHSEGYAAGELKHGPIALIDETVPVVVIAPYDRVFGKTVSNMQEVAARGGKIILITDTKGASEAALDTFVTIVLPDMAATFTPMVYAIAVQLLAYHTAAVIGSDVDQPRNLAKSVTVE